A window of Verrucomicrobiota bacterium contains these coding sequences:
- a CDS encoding ABC transporter substrate-binding protein, with the protein MKTSSMIYSRGVVLGILGCLLAVVFTITGCSKPAGENAQQDKKAPQGIKIGHFASMTGSTATFGQSTDRGIRMAMDEINSKGGILGQQIVLITEDNQGKPEEAVNAALKLINQDKVVALLGEVASSRSLAVAPIAQQSKIPMISPASTNPKVTEVGDYIFRACFIDPFQGSAMATFAMKDLGLKKFAVFTDIKNDYSTGLAQFFKEKVKELGGEIVADESYSEGDVDFKAQLTSIKGKKPDAIFIPGYYTEFGLIARQARALGIKVPMLGGDGWDSDKTFEIGGEAINGCYYSNHYSSDDIRPEVQKFVSDYKKLYGSTPDAMSVLGFDAMMILADSIKRAGTTDNQKLRDAIAATKDYNGITGKVSMDAQRNALKPLVVLKINNGKTEFVKLVNP; encoded by the coding sequence ATGAAAACCTCCTCTATGATTTATTCGCGCGGTGTTGTCTTGGGAATCCTAGGATGCCTTTTAGCTGTGGTATTTACAATCACGGGATGTTCTAAGCCAGCAGGAGAAAATGCCCAACAAGATAAAAAAGCTCCCCAAGGGATCAAAATTGGCCATTTTGCCTCAATGACAGGCAGTACAGCGACTTTTGGCCAGTCCACCGACCGGGGTATCCGTATGGCTATGGATGAAATCAATTCAAAAGGGGGCATTTTAGGGCAACAAATTGTTCTTATTACCGAGGATAACCAAGGAAAACCTGAGGAAGCTGTGAATGCCGCCTTGAAATTGATCAATCAGGATAAGGTCGTGGCCCTTTTAGGGGAGGTCGCCAGTTCACGCAGTTTGGCCGTGGCACCTATTGCCCAACAATCCAAAATCCCCATGATTTCACCCGCTTCGACAAATCCCAAGGTGACTGAAGTGGGAGATTATATTTTTAGAGCTTGTTTTATTGATCCATTCCAAGGGTCAGCCATGGCTACCTTCGCCATGAAAGATCTCGGGTTAAAGAAATTTGCTGTTTTTACCGATATTAAAAATGATTACAGCACGGGATTGGCGCAGTTTTTTAAGGAAAAAGTCAAGGAATTAGGGGGTGAGATTGTGGCGGATGAATCTTATTCCGAGGGGGATGTGGATTTTAAGGCTCAGTTGACCTCGATAAAAGGTAAAAAACCCGATGCGATCTTTATCCCTGGATATTATACGGAGTTCGGGTTAATTGCCCGTCAAGCTAGGGCCTTGGGAATCAAAGTGCCGATGTTGGGGGGGGATGGATGGGATTCTGATAAGACTTTTGAGATTGGAGGGGAGGCGATTAACGGTTGTTATTATAGTAATCATTATTCCTCCGATGATATAAGGCCGGAAGTTCAGAAATTTGTTTCTGATTATAAAAAACTTTACGGTTCTACTCCTGATGCCATGTCTGTCCTCGGATTTGATGCGATGATGATTCTCGCCGATTCGATCAAAAGGGCAGGAACGACAGACAATCAGAAACTCAGGGATGCGATTGCGGCAACCAAGGATTATAACGGAATTACGGGAAAAGTCTCCATGGATGCCCAACGTAATGCACTCAAACCCCTTGTTGTCTTGAAAATCAACAATGGGAAAACAGAGTTTGTTAAATTGGTCAATCCCTGA
- a CDS encoding ABC transporter ATP-binding protein, translating into MKKEPTEKDLLVKRAKVSDDIEEQQQSVAFSWDLVKRLFNLSRNHSKLRNRLLVTVALRAIQLPLLTWMIGVIIDGPIRHGDFQKTLFYCSGMFLLVIFTEAVFYFRVKYALILGENVVNDLRRDFFSKLQQMPMSYYHTTRLGRIISRVTSDIESLRVGIQQVFFVSMVQAGQMIFSAIFMIYYDFILFCIVLCMAPVIYFLNKKFRDHVTYATRISLESWSRVTATIAESVSGIRVTQGYSRQDRNASLFRHQINDHGALNVEVARAQAIFQPLLEFNSQFFIVALILVGGYQVLTPGASTNIGDIIQFFFLTNLFFAPIQVLGTQYATLMQALAGAERIFKVLDSQPEWTDNPTAIDLPDINGHVEFRNVTFSYQKGRPVLHEVGFVAGPGQSIALVGHTGSGKSSMINLLSKFYLPDSGDIFISGRNMRDISSASLHRRMGIVQQQNFLFTGTVMDNIRFSKPTATNLEVIESARSLDCLDMINSLQDGFDTQVGEKGASLSLGQRQMICFVRAFLADPRILVLDEATSSLDVLTEKRIQHAISKLLKGRTSFIVAHRLSTIRHVDLVLVLDHGRIVERGTHDSLLALRGYYASLHAQFVH; encoded by the coding sequence GTGAAAAAAGAACCGACAGAAAAGGATCTCTTGGTTAAACGGGCTAAAGTCTCCGATGATATCGAGGAGCAGCAACAGTCCGTTGCCTTTAGCTGGGATCTGGTCAAACGCCTTTTTAACCTCAGCCGCAACCACAGCAAATTGCGCAACCGCCTGCTGGTGACCGTAGCCCTGCGTGCGATCCAGCTCCCTCTTTTGACCTGGATGATCGGTGTGATTATCGACGGTCCTATCCGTCACGGGGATTTTCAAAAAACTCTGTTCTATTGCTCGGGCATGTTCCTCCTGGTCATCTTTACCGAGGCGGTATTTTATTTCAGGGTAAAATACGCGCTTATCCTCGGTGAGAATGTCGTGAATGACTTACGGCGAGATTTTTTCAGCAAACTCCAGCAGATGCCGATGAGTTATTATCATACCACACGGCTTGGCCGGATTATCAGCCGTGTCACCTCCGATATTGAGTCGTTACGAGTCGGTATCCAACAGGTTTTTTTCGTTTCAATGGTCCAAGCCGGTCAAATGATCTTCTCGGCCATTTTCATGATTTATTATGATTTCATCCTTTTCTGCATCGTTTTATGTATGGCCCCCGTGATTTATTTCCTGAATAAAAAATTCCGGGATCATGTCACCTACGCTACCCGTATTTCCTTAGAGAGCTGGAGCCGTGTCACGGCTACTATCGCCGAATCTGTCAGTGGCATCCGAGTGACGCAAGGTTACTCCCGGCAGGACCGTAACGCCTCCCTATTCCGACACCAAATCAATGACCATGGTGCACTCAATGTCGAGGTCGCACGCGCCCAAGCCATTTTCCAGCCACTCTTGGAGTTCAATAGCCAATTCTTCATTGTGGCCCTAATCTTGGTAGGAGGTTATCAAGTCCTCACACCCGGAGCCTCCACTAATATCGGGGATATCATCCAGTTCTTTTTCCTGACGAATCTCTTTTTTGCCCCCATCCAAGTGCTCGGGACCCAATACGCCACACTGATGCAAGCTCTGGCGGGGGCTGAACGAATCTTTAAAGTCCTCGACTCTCAGCCTGAATGGACCGATAACCCCACGGCCATTGATCTTCCTGATATCAATGGTCATGTGGAGTTCAGGAATGTCACTTTTAGTTATCAAAAGGGACGCCCCGTCCTCCATGAGGTGGGTTTTGTCGCTGGACCCGGCCAATCAATCGCCCTCGTCGGCCATACGGGCAGCGGGAAATCATCCATGATCAATTTGCTCTCAAAATTCTACCTACCCGACTCCGGGGATATCTTCATTAGCGGAAGGAATATGAGGGACATTTCCTCTGCGTCCTTGCACCGGAGAATGGGCATCGTGCAGCAACAAAACTTCCTTTTTACCGGAACCGTCATGGATAATATCCGTTTTTCAAAACCTACCGCCACAAATCTAGAAGTCATCGAGTCCGCCCGGAGCCTGGACTGTCTGGATATGATTAATTCCCTCCAAGACGGGTTCGACACCCAAGTCGGAGAAAAGGGGGCAAGCTTGTCCCTCGGTCAGAGACAGATGATTTGTTTCGTCCGGGCATTCCTGGCTGATCCCCGGATTCTCGTCCTCGATGAGGCCACCAGCTCACTCGATGTCCTCACAGAAAAACGCATCCAGCACGCCATCAGCAAATTGCTCAAAGGCCGGACGAGCTTCATCGTCGCTCACCGCCTCAGTACGATACGCCATGTTGACCTCGTGCTGGTCCTAGACCATGGCCGTATCGTGGAGCGGGGCACGCACGATTCCCTGCTGGCCCTTCGTGGGTATTACGCATCACTCCATGCGCAATTTGTTCATTAA
- a CDS encoding alpha/beta hydrolase family protein, with amino-acid sequence MISQIHRVLGLTVDYAAFRSLNFWHWRHHVNASTQEDVLRYGDQWLAVPASEYYSLPENSTIPLSSVKIDPGKAQRINFQSPHPCDYEENNRVGLDIFLCRPWSEAPVMIFMHGFMSASDTGYHIWCKLMNKRGINAIFLHLPYHYSRRPKNFVSGELAISADLTRLAEGIRQSVKELRLLISDLKTLGTPKIGLFGMSYGGWIGALTTRVDTNVNLLTMVEPIVDISHVMWESLAARTMRRQLQKKGVGEESLSRLFSLVCPFEGQANCPGENILMLAGSYDQIAPPHHVKRLAQYWGAHYREYAQAHCGYKLQYRGWEDMQELLLPRFIL; translated from the coding sequence ATGATTTCCCAAATCCATAGGGTACTCGGCTTGACCGTGGACTACGCCGCTTTCCGGAGCTTGAATTTCTGGCATTGGCGGCATCATGTAAATGCCTCCACCCAAGAAGATGTCTTGCGTTACGGTGACCAATGGCTGGCTGTACCGGCTAGCGAATATTATTCACTCCCCGAAAATAGTACCATACCCCTATCCTCCGTAAAAATCGATCCCGGCAAAGCCCAGCGGATCAATTTCCAGAGCCCGCACCCTTGCGATTATGAAGAGAATAACCGGGTCGGCCTCGATATTTTCTTGTGCCGTCCATGGTCAGAGGCTCCTGTGATGATTTTTATGCATGGATTCATGTCCGCCAGCGATACCGGTTACCATATCTGGTGTAAACTCATGAATAAACGTGGGATCAATGCCATTTTCCTCCACCTGCCCTACCATTATTCACGCAGGCCAAAGAACTTCGTCAGCGGGGAACTAGCCATCAGCGCCGACCTCACCCGGCTGGCCGAGGGTATCCGCCAATCCGTCAAGGAATTGCGCCTACTTATTTCGGACCTCAAAACTCTGGGCACTCCCAAAATCGGGCTTTTCGGTATGAGTTACGGCGGTTGGATCGGGGCCCTCACCACCCGCGTGGATACAAATGTCAACCTCCTGACCATGGTGGAGCCGATCGTTGATATTTCCCATGTCATGTGGGAGTCCCTCGCCGCCCGCACGATGAGGCGCCAACTCCAAAAAAAGGGGGTCGGAGAGGAATCCCTTTCCCGTCTTTTCAGCCTCGTCTGCCCTTTTGAAGGACAAGCAAATTGCCCGGGTGAGAATATCCTGATGCTGGCGGGGAGTTATGACCAGATCGCCCCCCCCCACCACGTCAAAAGGTTGGCGCAATACTGGGGTGCCCATTACCGGGAATATGCCCAGGCCCATTGTGGTTATAAACTCCAGTACCGCGGCTGGGAGGATATGCAGGAGCTTTTGCTCCCCCGTTTTATTCTTTAG
- a CDS encoding ABC transporter ATP-binding protein, with the protein MHPDQSPKPAVDYSTAALAKRLWCLIGDYKADCAKILFVQLAVIILTVIALVLTGTAIDYIQSCVSTDGSKFKKPFYFPWLPGDSPMSPILGLSCLILFFSLIRTGLNYKGFMMLAVTTEKDIVVSLRAKVYDKMQRLSFRFFDSNASGSLINRVTGDSRGVAMFFNAVLIPTVILVLSVAVYLTYMFKLSISLTLISLSTTPVLWWLTTRFSKIVQPEYTKNRDMMDTLILTLSESVRGAQVIKGFSRQKDQIHKFGRINDQVSNHQNFIFEKISRFTPIVDFVTQMNIIIVLSYGGYQVIKGQLPLGAGLIVFAGLLQQLSNQVSNIANLANTAQQSFICAKRVFEVLDKPLEIESKPDAMKLGDARGELEFQNVSFSYDQDDPKLSGISFLARPGEQIAFIGATGSGKSTLLSLIPRFYDPTKGRVLLDNHDLREINLSDLRRQVGLVFQENFLFSNTIAANIAFGHPDASFEQIQRAAQIASADEFIRSQPDGYNTIIGEDGVNLSGGQRQRISIARAILLEPKLLLLDDPTASVDAETERDIFESLDSAAAGRTTILISNRISAIRKAHRIFVLDRGQIVQQGTHEELISREGLYRTFANIQYGAAHPEVTPP; encoded by the coding sequence ATGCACCCGGATCAATCACCTAAACCAGCCGTTGATTATTCGACAGCGGCCTTGGCCAAAAGGTTATGGTGTTTGATCGGGGATTATAAAGCAGACTGTGCCAAAATACTTTTCGTCCAGCTTGCCGTCATTATTCTTACCGTTATTGCCCTCGTCCTGACGGGGACAGCGATTGACTACATCCAATCCTGTGTTTCCACCGACGGATCAAAATTCAAGAAACCCTTTTATTTCCCTTGGCTGCCGGGGGATTCCCCAATGTCCCCTATTCTCGGACTCTCCTGCCTCATCCTGTTTTTCTCCCTCATCCGCACCGGGCTCAATTACAAAGGATTCATGATGCTAGCGGTCACGACGGAAAAGGATATCGTGGTTTCCTTGCGTGCAAAGGTCTATGACAAAATGCAACGCTTGAGTTTCCGTTTCTTTGACTCGAATGCAAGCGGCAGCCTGATTAACCGTGTCACAGGAGACTCTCGGGGGGTGGCCATGTTTTTTAACGCGGTCCTGATCCCGACGGTTATTCTCGTGCTTTCCGTGGCGGTTTACCTGACCTATATGTTTAAATTAAGCATATCACTGACCCTTATCTCGTTATCGACGACCCCTGTACTCTGGTGGTTGACCACACGGTTCTCTAAAATTGTCCAACCTGAATATACGAAAAACCGTGATATGATGGATACCCTTATCCTGACACTCTCCGAGAGTGTGCGAGGCGCCCAAGTCATCAAGGGCTTCAGCCGGCAAAAAGACCAAATCCATAAATTCGGCAGGATCAATGATCAAGTGAGCAATCATCAAAATTTCATTTTTGAAAAAATCAGTCGCTTTACCCCCATCGTTGATTTCGTGACTCAGATGAATATTATCATCGTTCTTTCCTACGGGGGGTACCAAGTCATCAAAGGTCAGTTACCCCTGGGGGCCGGTCTCATCGTATTTGCAGGGCTCCTCCAACAACTCTCGAATCAAGTATCGAATATTGCTAACCTCGCCAATACCGCTCAGCAAAGTTTTATCTGCGCAAAAAGGGTTTTTGAGGTCCTGGACAAACCCTTGGAGATTGAATCCAAACCCGACGCGATGAAACTGGGCGACGCCCGTGGGGAACTCGAGTTCCAAAATGTATCCTTTAGCTACGATCAGGACGATCCCAAACTCTCCGGCATTTCCTTTCTCGCCCGTCCCGGAGAGCAAATTGCTTTTATCGGGGCCACGGGGTCAGGTAAAAGCACGCTCTTAAGCCTCATCCCCCGGTTCTACGACCCCACAAAAGGCCGGGTACTCCTCGACAACCATGACCTACGCGAGATCAACCTTTCGGATTTAAGACGCCAAGTGGGTTTGGTTTTTCAGGAGAATTTCCTCTTCAGTAATACAATCGCAGCCAATATTGCCTTTGGACATCCGGATGCCTCTTTCGAGCAAATCCAAAGGGCCGCGCAAATTGCTTCGGCGGATGAATTCATCCGTTCACAACCAGACGGGTACAATACCATTATCGGTGAGGACGGAGTGAATTTATCAGGTGGCCAAAGACAAAGGATCTCCATCGCCCGGGCCATCCTACTCGAACCCAAGCTCCTGCTCTTGGACGATCCCACCGCCTCGGTCGATGCGGAAACCGAGCGAGATATTTTTGAATCCCTTGACTCCGCCGCCGCCGGAAGGACAACCATCCTGATCTCGAACCGGATCAGTGCCATCCGGAAAGCCCACCGGATTTTCGTCCTCGACCGGGGACAAATCGTACAGCAAGGAACCCATGAAGAATTAATCTCGAGGGAAGGCCTGTATCGCACCTTTGCCAATATCCAATATGGGGCAGCCCATCCGGAGGTGACACCCCCGTGA
- a CDS encoding NAD-dependent epimerase/dehydratase family protein has product MSIAIITGSGGLIGSEASEFFASQGMHVVGIDNNMRQEFFGVEASTNWNVQRLQQSLGRNYTHFEADIRDSEAIDRIFKGFAGQISLVIHTAAQPSHDWAARDPKKDFGVNAVGTLNLLEATRQFAPEAPFIFTSTNKVYGDTPNFLPLVELDKRWEIDSKHAYANGIPEGMSIDQSIHSVFGASKVAADVMVQEYGKYFGMKTAAFRGGCLTGPNHSGTKLHGFLAYLMKCIAIGEAYTVIGYKGKQVRDNIHSADLIAAFNEFFKSPRSGEVYNMGGGRESNCSMIEAIELGEKIAGRQLQWTYQEQNRIGDHIWYVSGLEKFKSHYPNWGIRYSVEAILKDIFQKNRERWSAK; this is encoded by the coding sequence ATGTCTATAGCAATTATTACCGGTTCAGGGGGGCTTATCGGCTCCGAGGCGAGTGAATTCTTTGCGTCCCAGGGGATGCATGTTGTCGGGATCGATAATAATATGCGCCAGGAGTTTTTCGGTGTGGAAGCTTCGACGAATTGGAATGTCCAGCGTCTCCAGCAGTCCTTGGGGAGAAATTACACCCATTTTGAGGCTGATATCCGGGATTCCGAAGCGATCGATCGGATTTTTAAGGGCTTTGCCGGTCAAATCTCACTGGTGATCCATACGGCCGCGCAACCATCACACGATTGGGCTGCGCGCGACCCTAAAAAAGACTTTGGGGTTAATGCTGTGGGAACCCTTAATCTCCTGGAGGCAACAAGGCAATTTGCTCCCGAGGCTCCCTTTATCTTTACCTCGACGAATAAAGTTTACGGGGATACCCCGAACTTCCTGCCTCTTGTTGAGCTCGATAAACGCTGGGAGATCGATTCAAAACATGCCTATGCAAATGGTATTCCCGAGGGGATGAGTATTGACCAGTCCATCCACAGTGTTTTCGGGGCATCAAAGGTGGCTGCTGATGTGATGGTGCAGGAATACGGGAAGTATTTCGGGATGAAAACGGCGGCATTCCGTGGCGGATGTCTCACAGGCCCGAATCATTCGGGGACGAAGCTCCATGGATTCCTGGCTTACTTGATGAAATGTATCGCCATAGGGGAAGCCTACACCGTCATCGGGTATAAGGGTAAACAGGTCCGTGACAATATCCACAGTGCCGACCTGATTGCCGCTTTTAATGAATTCTTTAAATCCCCCCGGTCCGGTGAAGTCTATAATATGGGGGGTGGACGTGAATCAAATTGCTCCATGATTGAAGCCATCGAGCTCGGTGAAAAAATCGCCGGGCGTCAGCTCCAATGGACGTACCAGGAGCAAAACCGGATAGGAGACCACATCTGGTATGTGTCGGGGTTGGAAAAATTCAAATCACATTACCCGAACTGGGGAATTAGATATTCGGTGGAAGCAATCCTGAAAGATATTTTTCAAAAAAACAGGGAAAGATGGTCTGCTAAATAG
- a CDS encoding EVE domain-containing protein yields MANYWLVKQEPTAYAWEEFLRDEKTDWTGVRNFQARNNLRAMKKGDQVLYYHSNVGKEIVGIATVSKESFPDPTATEGDWICVELKPVTALKNPVCLETMKSDKILKDTSLIKQSRLSVMPFTKEQFARVLELGK; encoded by the coding sequence ATGGCAAATTATTGGCTCGTCAAACAAGAGCCCACTGCTTACGCGTGGGAGGAATTCCTCAGGGATGAAAAAACGGATTGGACGGGCGTCCGGAATTTTCAAGCCCGTAATAATCTCAGGGCCATGAAAAAAGGTGATCAAGTCCTCTACTATCACAGTAATGTCGGCAAGGAAATCGTCGGGATCGCGACCGTTTCTAAAGAATCTTTCCCGGACCCCACAGCCACCGAGGGCGACTGGATCTGTGTCGAACTCAAGCCCGTCACCGCACTCAAAAACCCTGTCTGCCTTGAAACAATGAAATCCGACAAAATCCTCAAAGATACCTCCCTCATTAAACAATCCCGCCTCTCTGTCATGCCCTTCACCAAAGAACAATTTGCCCGGGTCCTTGAACTGGGAAAATAA
- the crtI gene encoding phytoene desaturase family protein, whose protein sequence is MSGKCVIIGGGLGGLASAIRLAHAGMKVTLLEKNATLGGKAGVFCKDGFTWDSGPSLLTMPGVLRELFDDVGHDLDESLTLHRIDPVCRYFWSDGTVIDEDKSFFQRPDVLRFMDYAEKIYKLSGEAFLRHPPSQFYKAFLNPRNLLLLPHLPKVMTLKSVDQVVRKYFHDPHLRQLFDRFATYNGSDPYRAPATFNIIPYVEDKFGAWYPEGGIVQLSRVLERLAGEFGVEIRTECPVIGISPSGVKYQSGGKTLIESADTIICNADVIYAHDKLLNTEKARKAVEKMNDKELSCSGYILFLGVNRRYPQISHHNIFFSDDYEREFRHIFKRFKLPEDMTIYISATSRTNEQNAPPGCDNYFVLINSPITKMINDKNYLENLYPQMVIRRLEKMGLEDLGQTIVSKTVFTSYDFRSRDNASGGSLYGHASNNPMSALFRPSIRSSVQDNLYFVGGTTHPGGGIPLVLLSAKMACDMILKK, encoded by the coding sequence ATGTCGGGGAAATGTGTCATTATTGGGGGTGGGTTGGGGGGATTGGCCAGTGCCATTCGCCTTGCCCATGCTGGGATGAAAGTGACCCTCCTCGAGAAAAATGCCACCCTCGGAGGGAAAGCGGGCGTTTTTTGCAAGGATGGATTCACTTGGGACTCAGGCCCGTCACTGCTCACGATGCCCGGAGTGCTCCGTGAGCTTTTTGACGATGTGGGTCATGACTTGGATGAGTCTTTGACTCTCCACCGGATTGATCCTGTTTGCCGGTATTTCTGGTCGGATGGTACGGTGATCGATGAAGATAAAAGTTTTTTCCAGAGGCCGGATGTTCTGCGTTTTATGGATTATGCGGAAAAGATATATAAACTTTCCGGTGAGGCATTCCTCCGCCACCCGCCGTCACAATTCTATAAAGCGTTTTTGAACCCGCGCAATTTGCTTTTACTTCCCCACTTGCCGAAAGTCATGACCCTGAAAAGTGTCGATCAAGTGGTCAGGAAATATTTCCATGATCCCCACCTTCGCCAGCTTTTTGACCGGTTCGCCACCTATAACGGATCGGATCCCTACCGTGCCCCGGCGACATTTAATATTATCCCCTACGTGGAGGATAAATTTGGGGCTTGGTATCCGGAAGGGGGTATTGTCCAGCTCTCGCGTGTCTTGGAGCGACTTGCGGGGGAGTTCGGCGTGGAGATCAGGACGGAGTGCCCCGTGATCGGGATAAGTCCTTCCGGGGTAAAATATCAATCCGGCGGAAAAACACTCATTGAATCGGCGGATACGATCATTTGTAATGCCGATGTCATCTATGCCCATGACAAGTTACTCAATACGGAGAAAGCCCGGAAAGCGGTTGAAAAGATGAATGACAAGGAATTGAGCTGTTCGGGTTATATCCTTTTTCTGGGAGTGAACCGCCGGTATCCGCAAATTTCGCACCATAACATTTTCTTTTCCGACGATTATGAGAGGGAATTTCGGCATATCTTCAAAAGGTTTAAATTACCCGAGGACATGACCATTTATATTTCAGCTACGAGCCGGACCAATGAGCAAAATGCCCCCCCGGGTTGTGATAATTATTTTGTCCTGATCAATTCCCCCATTACCAAAATGATTAATGACAAAAACTATCTGGAGAATCTCTATCCTCAAATGGTGATCCGGCGATTGGAAAAAATGGGGCTGGAGGATTTGGGGCAAACAATTGTCAGTAAAACCGTTTTTACCTCTTATGATTTTCGGTCGCGGGATAATGCGTCTGGCGGGTCCCTTTACGGGCACGCCTCGAATAATCCGATGAGTGCCCTCTTCCGGCCATCGATCCGTTCTTCAGTCCAGGATAACCTCTATTTTGTCGGTGGCACCACCCATCCCGGGGGTGGTATCCCCCTCGTTCTCCTCAGCGCCAAAATGGCTTGCGACATGATCCTGAAAAAGTAA
- a CDS encoding acetyl-CoA carboxylase carboxyltransferase subunit alpha, with translation MKVAPLEFEKPIIELEKKIDALIIQAKENNLDFSDEIKSLEGKIEDTKKEIYQNLTPWQRVQIARHNKRPYALDYIYSVLDGFVELHGDRLFGDDKAIVTGLATIDGQRVAVIGNQKGRDTKENVARNFGSAHPEGYRKALRVMRMAHKFGLPIITFIDTPGAYPGIGAEERHIAEAIAVNLREMALFKVPIIAVVIGEGGSGGALGIGVADKVLILENAYYSVISPEGCAAILWKHRKYAPQAAEALKMAAGDLMGLGLVDEVIPEPMGGAHQNPEESYVNVKKIILRNLRGLQKLSTKDLIEGRYQKYRSIGEFDE, from the coding sequence ATGAAAGTTGCCCCGTTGGAATTTGAAAAACCGATTATAGAGCTGGAGAAGAAAATCGATGCCCTCATTATCCAGGCGAAAGAAAATAATCTGGATTTTTCGGATGAGATTAAAAGCCTTGAAGGAAAAATTGAGGATACAAAAAAAGAGATTTACCAGAATCTTACCCCTTGGCAACGGGTGCAAATTGCACGGCATAACAAGCGTCCATACGCGTTGGACTACATTTATTCTGTTTTGGATGGATTTGTGGAGTTGCACGGTGACCGGTTGTTTGGGGATGATAAGGCGATCGTGACTGGTCTGGCTACAATCGATGGTCAACGTGTGGCGGTGATTGGTAATCAGAAAGGTCGTGATACCAAGGAAAATGTCGCGAGGAATTTTGGCAGCGCGCATCCTGAAGGGTATCGGAAGGCATTACGTGTCATGAGGATGGCTCATAAATTCGGGTTACCGATTATTACCTTTATTGATACTCCAGGGGCTTATCCCGGAATTGGGGCGGAGGAAAGGCATATTGCCGAGGCGATTGCGGTGAATTTGAGGGAAATGGCACTTTTTAAAGTGCCGATTATTGCCGTGGTGATCGGGGAAGGCGGCAGTGGAGGGGCTCTGGGTATTGGCGTCGCTGATAAAGTTTTGATTCTTGAAAATGCCTATTACTCGGTCATTTCACCCGAAGGATGTGCGGCTATCCTTTGGAAACACCGGAAATACGCGCCCCAAGCTGCTGAGGCCTTAAAAATGGCCGCAGGTGATTTAATGGGACTTGGACTCGTGGATGAAGTCATTCCAGAGCCCATGGGTGGCGCCCACCAAAACCCGGAAGAATCTTACGTCAACGTCAAAAAAATAATCCTACGCAATTTGCGCGGACTACAAAAACTTTCCACAAAGGATTTGATTGAGGGGCGTTACCAAAAATACCGTTCAATCGGCGAATTTGATGAGTAA
- a CDS encoding sulfite exporter TauE/SafE family protein: MNPDSLILFCIALTIIAFLYSSVGHAGASGYIAVMALSGLSAQTIKPLALVLNIVVAIVTTYNFLRLGHFSWKIFIPLAITSVPLAFLGGYLKVPDHFLKILIGLVLLFSSARFFFYPKEPKITIPPPRGTSLACGGFLGLLSGLTGTGGGIFLTPLLLHMKWAKIKTAAGISALFILVNSAAGLAGHTLKTKDMPPFIFAMMICVLVGGATGSYLGSNRYKPEIIKRCLALVLLIAGLKLIFFS; this comes from the coding sequence ATGAATCCAGACTCCCTTATTCTATTCTGTATTGCTCTTACGATTATCGCCTTCCTCTATTCATCCGTCGGACATGCAGGGGCATCAGGATACATAGCTGTAATGGCCCTCTCAGGACTCTCTGCCCAGACAATTAAACCCCTCGCACTGGTTCTAAATATTGTCGTCGCCATCGTCACGACCTATAATTTCCTACGGCTGGGACACTTTTCCTGGAAAATTTTCATCCCCTTGGCAATCACCTCCGTTCCCCTGGCTTTCCTCGGAGGTTACCTAAAAGTCCCCGATCATTTCCTCAAAATACTTATTGGTTTAGTCCTTCTCTTTTCAAGTGCCCGTTTTTTCTTTTATCCGAAGGAACCTAAAATAACGATACCCCCACCTCGGGGGACTTCACTAGCCTGCGGTGGATTTCTCGGCCTTTTATCGGGATTAACCGGTACGGGTGGCGGCATTTTCCTCACCCCCCTGCTCCTGCACATGAAATGGGCAAAAATAAAAACAGCTGCGGGCATTTCCGCCCTGTTTATCCTTGTAAATTCAGCAGCAGGTTTGGCCGGGCACACTTTGAAAACCAAGGACATGCCCCCTTTTATTTTTGCCATGATGATCTGTGTGCTCGTGGGAGGGGCAACCGGCTCGTACTTGGGGAGTAATCGTTACAAACCTGAAATCATCAAGCGTTGCCTTGCATTGGTCCTGCTGATTGCAGGATTAAAGCTCATCTTTTTCTCGTAA